A stretch of Candidatus Vicinibacter affinis DNA encodes these proteins:
- a CDS encoding amidohydrolase produces the protein MKKQVSLLVIFTLLVLSSCKVKENADLILLNGAIYTADSLDHSFTAMAIANDKVMALGSDEEMMRLKSENTKTIDLQGKFVMPGLNEGHAHFLSLGKSMMSIDLLETHSWEEIVLKVAVKTKQLPTGTWIEGRGWHQDKWKASADLKFNGYPYHDLLSAASPAHPVVLYHASGHALIANAKAMELAGVSPESVSSVGGRIVKDNEGKLNGVFEENAMELIEKALDEFEQKSSPQIVQELIKKQVKLASDKALEYGITSFQDAGTSLEKIRILHELSKNGEIPIRLNVMLYENPAAALEKMDSLPLKSYNQDMFRATSVKAYMDGALGSYGAWLWEDYADNPGVKGQTLVPIEMITKIADKAKSLGFQMCVHAIGDRGNHEVLNVFEKTGIGPQNRWRIEHAQHLLRADIPRFSSLGVIASMQAIHCTSDAPFVVKRLGQERAKSSSYIWRSLLDAGVKFANGTDAPVEKINPFECIYAAITRKRLDNGMEFFPEEKMTRTEALKSYTLWNAYASFEESIKGSLEPGKKADFIVLDRNLLECPDQEVPLTKVLSVYLDGEKIR, from the coding sequence ATGAAAAAACAAGTCAGTTTATTGGTAATATTTACACTGCTGGTGCTTAGCTCGTGCAAAGTAAAGGAAAATGCAGATCTCATCCTGCTAAATGGCGCAATTTATACCGCAGACAGCCTTGATCATTCTTTTACAGCCATGGCAATTGCAAATGATAAAGTAATGGCGCTTGGTTCGGATGAGGAGATGATGAGGTTGAAATCCGAAAATACAAAAACGATAGACCTGCAGGGCAAATTTGTAATGCCGGGATTAAATGAAGGACATGCCCATTTTCTATCACTTGGCAAGAGCATGATGAGCATAGATTTACTCGAAACTCATTCTTGGGAAGAAATTGTACTGAAAGTTGCAGTTAAAACCAAGCAGTTACCCACAGGGACCTGGATTGAAGGTAGAGGCTGGCATCAGGACAAATGGAAAGCCTCGGCGGATCTCAAATTTAATGGCTACCCCTATCACGATTTGCTCTCAGCAGCCAGCCCGGCACACCCAGTAGTACTATACCATGCCAGCGGTCACGCATTGATTGCCAATGCAAAAGCCATGGAATTGGCCGGAGTTAGCCCGGAATCTGTTTCTTCAGTAGGCGGTAGAATTGTGAAGGATAATGAAGGCAAACTGAACGGCGTATTCGAAGAAAATGCCATGGAATTAATTGAAAAAGCATTGGATGAGTTCGAACAAAAGAGTTCACCTCAAATAGTGCAAGAATTGATAAAAAAGCAGGTAAAATTGGCTTCAGATAAAGCTTTGGAGTATGGAATTACCAGCTTTCAGGATGCCGGAACCAGTTTGGAAAAAATCAGAATATTGCATGAGCTTTCAAAAAATGGGGAGATACCCATTAGACTGAATGTGATGTTATACGAGAATCCGGCTGCTGCATTGGAAAAAATGGATTCTCTACCTTTGAAAAGTTATAATCAGGACATGTTCAGAGCAACATCAGTAAAAGCCTATATGGATGGAGCTCTTGGGTCTTACGGGGCCTGGTTGTGGGAAGATTATGCAGACAATCCGGGGGTAAAAGGCCAGACTTTGGTGCCCATAGAAATGATTACCAAAATTGCTGACAAAGCAAAATCCTTAGGTTTTCAGATGTGTGTCCACGCCATAGGAGACAGGGGCAATCACGAAGTCTTGAATGTTTTTGAAAAAACAGGCATTGGTCCACAAAATAGATGGAGGATCGAACATGCCCAGCATTTGTTGAGAGCTGATATTCCCAGGTTCAGTTCACTTGGTGTGATCGCCTCCATGCAGGCCATACACTGCACCAGTGACGCCCCTTTTGTTGTCAAACGGCTGGGGCAGGAGCGAGCTAAATCCAGTTCCTATATTTGGAGGTCACTGTTGGACGCAGGTGTAAAATTTGCCAATGGAACGGACGCGCCTGTAGAAAAGATTAATCCTTTTGAGTGCATATATGCCGCCATAACACGCAAGAGACTTGACAACGGAATGGAGTTCTTCCCTGAAGAGAAAATGACTCGTACCGAAGCGCTCAAATCATATACCCTGTGGAATGCTTATGCATCTTTTGAGGAATCTATAAAAGGGAGCCTGGAGCCCGGAAAAAAAGCTGATTTTATTGTCTTGGACAGAAATCTTCTTGAGTGCCCGGATCAGGAAGTTCCACTTACAAAAGTATTGTCCGTTTATTTAGATGGTGAAAAAATCCGTTGA
- a CDS encoding M1 family metallopeptidase, whose translation MNRNIGFIRIVWIYVCLFIGNSSNSQNIQNNPKSNHGNKFEQLGIILPDANSYRNAAGAPGSQYWQMKADYSINAYLDEENLIMKGEEWIVYHNQSPDPLDYLWLQLDENENRPEAESNFIDGGKFIPPFTEQSIKALKNSDQLAGHGVNIFQVKDESGHPLNFQINQTMMRVDLNKTLKPGKKSKFFISWSYKIPDRMKLGGRGGLEYFEEDRNHLFTIAQWYPRMCVYSDFQGWQNKQFTGRAEFALAFGDFDVNINVPADHVVAATGQCQNYKQVLNSNQYSRWESAQHSSEPVEIALLEEAKNAEKSKSTERKIWHYKAENVRDFAFGTSRKFIWDAMKIFVAGKPIMCMSYYPKEAYGLYRKFSTKVVAHTIRTYSKYTVDYPYPVAISVEAANGMEYPMICFNGGRTEKDGTYSEGTKYGMLGVIIHEVGHNFFPMIINSDERQWTWMDEGLNSFVQFLTQEEFDNNYPSPRGPAHKIVDYMSLPKEQLEPIMTNSDNLIHFGSNAYHKTATALNILRETIMGRTLFDFAFKQYAQRWKLKHPTPADFFRTMEDASGVDLDWFWRAWFFGIDPVDISIDSVNAYGFTNKELIQDSSFNKSNTSRDTRAQSENFEIPKNFIPITKIRNKTNGTQFLVDVDTTLRDFYYYYNAPANEESPTLRQSRSNLNRREFLTDSLYSLYQDQYVYEVFFSNKGGSVMPIILKWNFEDGTSEIERINAYIWRKNEDQVVKSFLKNKKVKSLELDPYLETADINLKNNHWLKSGEPSRFEIFKSGRTGNRRGNSSGTPNPMQKARSGK comes from the coding sequence ATGAACAGAAATATAGGCTTCATCAGGATTGTTTGGATTTATGTATGCTTATTTATTGGGAACTCTTCCAATAGTCAAAATATTCAAAACAACCCAAAATCCAATCATGGGAATAAGTTTGAACAATTAGGTATCATTTTGCCTGATGCCAATTCCTACAGAAATGCAGCAGGAGCACCTGGATCCCAATACTGGCAAATGAAAGCCGATTATTCCATTAATGCTTATTTGGATGAGGAGAATTTAATCATGAAAGGAGAAGAGTGGATCGTGTACCATAATCAGTCCCCGGATCCCTTGGATTATTTATGGTTGCAACTGGATGAAAATGAAAACCGGCCAGAGGCTGAAAGCAATTTTATAGACGGAGGCAAGTTTATACCTCCATTTACCGAACAATCAATTAAAGCTCTAAAAAACAGCGACCAGCTTGCAGGACATGGGGTTAATATTTTTCAGGTAAAAGATGAATCCGGCCATCCTTTGAATTTTCAGATCAACCAAACCATGATGAGAGTGGATTTGAATAAAACACTTAAACCTGGAAAAAAATCTAAATTCTTTATCAGCTGGTCCTACAAAATACCGGACAGAATGAAACTTGGCGGTAGAGGAGGGTTGGAGTATTTTGAAGAAGACAGGAATCATTTGTTCACCATCGCACAGTGGTATCCGCGCATGTGTGTGTATTCTGATTTTCAGGGATGGCAGAACAAACAATTTACCGGGAGAGCTGAATTTGCCCTTGCTTTCGGAGATTTTGACGTAAACATAAATGTACCGGCTGATCATGTAGTCGCAGCAACCGGACAATGTCAAAATTATAAACAAGTCTTGAATTCAAATCAATATTCAAGATGGGAAAGCGCACAACATTCTTCAGAACCTGTTGAAATCGCCTTGTTGGAAGAAGCGAAAAATGCTGAAAAAAGTAAATCTACTGAAAGAAAAATTTGGCATTACAAAGCCGAGAATGTTAGGGACTTTGCGTTTGGAACGTCCCGAAAATTTATTTGGGATGCCATGAAAATTTTTGTAGCCGGCAAACCCATCATGTGCATGAGCTATTATCCAAAAGAAGCGTATGGTTTGTACCGCAAATTTTCTACAAAAGTGGTTGCGCATACCATTCGCACTTATTCAAAATACACAGTCGATTATCCCTACCCGGTTGCCATCAGCGTGGAGGCAGCCAACGGCATGGAATATCCCATGATTTGTTTCAACGGTGGCCGAACTGAAAAGGATGGAACCTATTCAGAAGGAACGAAGTATGGAATGTTGGGGGTGATTATCCATGAGGTGGGACATAACTTTTTTCCAATGATCATCAACAGTGATGAACGTCAATGGACATGGATGGATGAAGGCCTCAATTCATTTGTTCAATTTCTTACACAGGAGGAATTTGACAACAATTATCCATCTCCAAGAGGTCCTGCTCATAAAATTGTAGATTATATGAGTTTGCCGAAAGAACAACTGGAACCCATCATGACCAACAGTGACAACCTCATACATTTTGGTTCAAATGCATATCATAAGACGGCTACAGCACTGAATATTTTGAGGGAAACCATCATGGGTAGAACTCTGTTTGATTTTGCATTTAAACAATATGCTCAGCGATGGAAACTAAAACATCCGACACCTGCGGATTTTTTCCGAACCATGGAAGATGCCTCCGGTGTGGATTTAGACTGGTTCTGGCGTGCATGGTTTTTTGGTATTGATCCGGTTGACATATCTATTGATTCCGTAAATGCATACGGTTTTACAAATAAGGAATTAATTCAAGACAGCAGTTTTAATAAATCAAATACAAGTCGGGACACACGAGCTCAATCCGAGAATTTTGAAATTCCAAAAAATTTCATTCCCATTACCAAAATCAGGAATAAAACCAATGGAACTCAATTTTTAGTGGATGTAGATACTACGCTGAGGGATTTTTACTATTACTACAACGCTCCTGCCAACGAAGAATCACCCACTTTAAGACAGTCCCGTTCTAATTTAAATCGTAGGGAATTTCTGACAGACTCCTTGTACAGTTTGTATCAGGATCAATATGTTTATGAAGTATTCTTTTCTAATAAAGGGGGTTCTGTAATGCCTATTATTTTGAAATGGAATTTTGAAGACGGCACCAGTGAAATTGAAAGAATCAATGCATATATCTGGCGTAAAAATGAAGATCAAGTAGTAAAGTCTTTTTTGAAAAACAAGAAAGTCAAATCATTAGAATTGGATCCTTATCTGGAAACAGCGGACATCAATTTAAAAAATAACCATTGGTTAAAGTCGGGAGAACCTTCCAGATTTGAAATTTTCAAATCCGGCAGAACCGGAAATCGGAGAGGAAACAGCAGTGGCACACCAAATCCCATGCAGAAAGCAAGGTCCGGGAAGTAA
- a CDS encoding tRNA-(ms[2]io[6]A)-hydroxylase: protein MKLNLELKAESPKEWLEAVLSDFDSFLQDHADCERKASAMAMSLVAKYPDRYDIHTDLIETAIEELDHFRLVYQLMRTRNVGLAHQIKEDPYVKKLMVFMHSGREERFLDYLLIGSVLETRGAERFRLIEEGLTDPEYKKFYKMLWTSEAKHGHIYVKLALCYFPESKVYPRLEWWMEKEAEVINSLEIRPALH from the coding sequence TTGAAGTTAAATCTTGAGCTAAAGGCTGAAAGTCCAAAGGAGTGGCTGGAAGCTGTGTTGTCTGATTTTGATTCCTTCCTTCAGGATCATGCAGATTGCGAACGAAAAGCATCGGCCATGGCAATGAGTTTGGTGGCTAAATATCCTGACAGATATGACATCCATACAGATCTGATCGAGACAGCGATTGAAGAATTAGATCATTTCAGATTGGTTTACCAACTAATGAGAACCAGAAATGTTGGGTTAGCCCATCAGATAAAGGAAGATCCCTATGTTAAAAAGCTGATGGTCTTTATGCATTCCGGTAGAGAAGAGAGGTTTTTAGATTACTTATTGATAGGTTCTGTTCTGGAAACAAGAGGAGCAGAAAGATTCAGACTCATTGAAGAGGGTTTGACTGACCCAGAGTACAAGAAGTTTTACAAAATGCTTTGGACTTCAGAAGCAAAACATGGTCACATTTATGTCAAACTGGCCTTGTGTTATTTTCCGGAATCAAAGGTATACCCACGATTGGAATGGTGGATGGAAAAAGAAGCAGAAGTCATTAACAGCCTGGAAATCAGACCTGCCTTGCATTGA
- a CDS encoding AAA family ATPase — translation MYQLHAEQHYALDRIQKLEGVVFLTGKAGTGKSTLLNLIKRTFRYNMVVLAPTGVASVLVGGQTIHSFFKFPPGWISQKDYRPLSKSMADKIDLIVIDEISMVRADLLDHMDQLLRISKKNDRPFGGIPMLWVGDLYQLPPVISSPEEKEYFKNHYSSPYFFSAEVMKELDSFELIELEQVFRQSELHFIRLLNRIRLNECDEEDLEEINLRAEADPNEDQIPAITLTSTNVQATQINLRELNKLDSSAKTYPAKIEGMVNPAQLPAEQHLVLKEGAQVMTMRNDPAKNYINGSIGILEELKSQSILVRFPHQEQSVEIPLATWEIVRYIYEDQTIKVNPVGSFTQLPVKLAWAVTIHKSQGKTFEKAIIDLGRGAFENGQTYVALSRCRTLDGVYLTQKLNWKDIRTDERVADFIRQWR, via the coding sequence ATTTACCAACTGCATGCCGAGCAGCATTATGCACTTGACAGGATACAAAAGCTGGAAGGGGTTGTTTTCCTAACAGGTAAGGCAGGTACTGGAAAAAGTACTTTATTAAATTTAATCAAGCGGACTTTTAGGTATAATATGGTGGTACTTGCTCCTACGGGAGTAGCCTCTGTGTTGGTAGGAGGACAAACGATTCACTCATTTTTCAAATTTCCTCCCGGATGGATCAGTCAAAAAGATTATAGACCACTTTCCAAATCAATGGCAGATAAGATTGACCTTATCGTGATTGATGAAATAAGTATGGTTAGGGCAGACTTGCTTGATCATATGGATCAGTTGTTAAGGATATCGAAGAAGAATGACAGACCCTTTGGAGGCATTCCAATGTTATGGGTGGGCGACTTGTATCAGTTACCGCCCGTGATCAGCTCTCCCGAAGAGAAGGAGTATTTTAAAAACCATTACAGCTCCCCCTATTTTTTCTCAGCAGAAGTTATGAAGGAGTTAGATTCATTTGAGTTGATTGAGTTGGAACAAGTTTTTCGACAAAGTGAATTGCATTTTATCCGATTGCTGAATAGAATCAGGTTGAATGAATGTGATGAAGAAGATCTGGAAGAAATTAATTTAAGGGCTGAAGCTGATCCAAATGAAGATCAAATTCCTGCTATTACCCTCACCAGTACCAATGTGCAGGCCACCCAAATTAACTTGAGGGAGCTCAACAAATTGGATTCAAGTGCAAAAACTTATCCTGCCAAAATAGAAGGTATGGTAAATCCCGCTCAACTTCCGGCTGAACAACATTTGGTATTAAAGGAAGGGGCACAGGTTATGACCATGAGAAATGACCCTGCGAAAAATTATATTAATGGAAGCATTGGGATTTTGGAAGAATTAAAATCTCAAAGTATTCTGGTAAGATTTCCACACCAGGAGCAAAGTGTAGAAATCCCCTTGGCCACCTGGGAAATAGTTAGGTACATTTATGAGGATCAAACGATTAAGGTAAATCCTGTAGGCAGTTTCACTCAATTGCCGGTTAAACTGGCCTGGGCGGTAACGATCCACAAGAGTCAGGGGAAGACCTTTGAAAAAGCGATCATTGATTTAGGTAGAGGGGCTTTTGAGAATGGTCAAACGTATGTAGCCCTGAGCAGATGCCGCACCCTTGATGGTGTTTATCTTACTCAAAAACTAAACTGGAAAGATATTCGGACAGATGAAAGAGTGGCAGATTTTATTCGCCAATGGCGATAA
- a CDS encoding endonuclease/exonuclease/phosphatase family protein has protein sequence MSIVTNSQGQQAKITCIGFYNLENLFDTEDDPTIADEEFTPTGPKAWTEDKYQDKLIRLSEVIVKLGTDLNPDGVGILGVCEVENRRVLQDLVNTPYLKERNYQILHFNSFDPRGIDLAILYQEKYFTPLEAQMIEIPLTDADGKSRKTRGLLVAKGKIENQTAYILVNHWPSKRGGELATRPLRIQASKKNKEIADSLQALHPDANIFIMGDLNDNPDAKSVTKYLLAEKDVKSLKSGSFYNPFYKNYLLGEGTTAHDDSWSLFDQILLSKNCLGKSNEQYKYLKHKIFHEEFMIQEDGHYKNYPRRTFSGDVYNYGYSDHFPVVVYLAKMVKK, from the coding sequence TTGAGCATTGTTACCAATAGTCAGGGGCAACAAGCAAAAATCACTTGCATTGGATTCTACAATCTTGAAAATCTATTTGATACAGAAGATGACCCTACCATTGCTGATGAAGAATTTACGCCAACGGGTCCCAAGGCCTGGACTGAAGATAAATATCAGGACAAATTAATACGACTTTCAGAAGTCATCGTAAAACTTGGAACAGACTTAAATCCGGACGGTGTCGGTATTTTGGGTGTTTGTGAAGTAGAAAACAGAAGGGTACTTCAAGATTTGGTGAATACACCATATCTGAAAGAACGAAATTATCAAATCCTCCATTTCAATTCTTTTGATCCTAGAGGAATTGATTTGGCCATTTTGTATCAGGAGAAGTATTTCACTCCACTGGAAGCCCAGATGATTGAAATCCCATTGACTGATGCTGATGGCAAATCCCGTAAAACCAGAGGGTTGCTGGTCGCCAAAGGCAAAATAGAAAACCAGACGGCCTATATTTTGGTCAATCACTGGCCTTCCAAACGAGGTGGGGAACTTGCTACAAGGCCCTTAAGAATCCAAGCCAGCAAAAAAAACAAGGAGATTGCAGACTCCCTGCAAGCCTTGCATCCGGACGCCAATATTTTTATCATGGGTGACCTGAATGACAATCCGGATGCTAAAAGTGTCACTAAATATTTGCTTGCGGAAAAGGATGTTAAGTCCTTAAAATCAGGCAGTTTTTATAACCCTTTTTATAAAAATTACCTTTTAGGTGAAGGAACCACTGCCCATGATGACAGCTGGAGTCTTTTTGATCAGATCCTGTTGTCAAAAAATTGTCTTGGAAAATCAAATGAACAATACAAGTACTTAAAGCATAAAATATTTCACGAAGAATTTATGATTCAGGAGGATGGTCATTATAAAAATTATCCACGCCGAACATTCTCCGGAGACGTTTACAATTACGGGTACTCAGATCATTTTCCGGTGGTGGTTTATCTTGCCAAAATGGTTAAAAAATAA
- a CDS encoding TonB-dependent receptor: MNRKKVFLKIQGVMWNSWINLDKFELEYWIMIVSKRVILLFCLMSLGQSIFSQDLKGIVTDFSTGKGIEGVKVLVVEDNMIVFTDKFGKFSMKAFNANENITLKLDKPGYKILEHNINARETSGQELEFFLILVNAPKIEIPTIQLDEGDGDDDQDSEVYSLLTSSRDPILQAAAFQFSPFRFKLKSIDQIYNQVGFNGFLLTDLENGNNPFYLFSGQNQITRYSENDLSYPIQENDFGSLGINQWINFDPASYRKGFTANYSLSNRSYTHRLALQYVNHLPGKGLHYILGANRRWAQEANIPGTFYDAWGVYAGISKKFKSNSGLSLFYVQAPVVRGKNSPGVKEVYDLSGDPLYNSYWGYQNGEKRNARMASTNIPAIFLNFHSNPNNRVSFTSGIMLVKGKRSDSNLDWNDAYDPRPDYYQKLPSFIEYAPTKDTISSLWQTDESVRQINWTRMHQVNRSNINTVYNINGGSDSITGRQSQYIQFDRHSDPTDLEHFLQLKYSLGKIKLTSAYRIEYTIKENYLELLDLLGGDFYVDKETFIDDVSKSDPDVNLKNKIIKVGDKLSYDYSSVLQRYSSFTQAVYKRKKFDFSAGFLVAHKRDFREGRFQNAIFENAKGKSETLTGFQWAVKTNSTYKINGRNYVSMSLAYESLPPLFDQVFINPGWRADVIPDIQNTTNRSGEIRYYFKSPGFKFQLGGFAIQSKNQTRNKDFFLDGDLETGNNPELRDGGLINGFYTGLNQDHLGVDVGVEYALPFGFVLGGMFQNNLAVYTSRPDFLIYDQFSKAASKYTIYLKNFFVPGTPQTVGTLNLKYNFKRFGFATLNFSYVDRSYLEVNPLRRTSEATQGIDRNTDLFRSYIDQEKLPAYFVMDAFIFKSYKIYGHYTSISLGVNNLLNNKNLVSGGFEQFRFDFESNNPQKFPNKYFNLQGINYFFNLIVSFE; this comes from the coding sequence ATGAACAGAAAGAAGGTTTTTCTAAAAATACAAGGTGTAATGTGGAATAGCTGGATTAATCTGGATAAATTTGAGCTTGAATACTGGATCATGATCGTATCTAAACGGGTTATTTTATTATTTTGTTTGATGTCTCTTGGACAAAGCATTTTTAGCCAGGATCTTAAAGGCATAGTTACAGATTTTTCTACAGGTAAAGGCATAGAAGGGGTCAAAGTGTTAGTTGTAGAGGATAATATGATCGTTTTTACGGACAAATTTGGTAAATTTTCCATGAAGGCTTTTAATGCGAATGAAAATATTACCCTTAAATTGGATAAACCCGGTTATAAAATTCTCGAACATAATATTAACGCCCGGGAAACCTCTGGTCAAGAGCTTGAATTTTTTCTTATTTTAGTAAATGCTCCTAAAATTGAGATTCCCACTATTCAACTGGATGAGGGAGATGGTGATGATGACCAGGATTCTGAAGTGTACAGTCTGTTAACCAGTTCACGTGACCCCATTTTGCAGGCAGCAGCTTTCCAGTTCAGTCCATTCAGATTCAAACTTAAATCAATTGATCAGATTTACAACCAGGTAGGGTTTAATGGGTTTCTGTTGACAGATCTGGAAAATGGCAACAATCCATTTTATTTGTTTTCCGGACAAAACCAAATTACCCGCTATTCTGAAAATGATCTGAGTTATCCAATTCAGGAGAATGACTTTGGAAGTCTTGGAATTAACCAATGGATCAATTTTGATCCTGCCTCCTACAGAAAAGGTTTTACGGCCAATTATTCTTTGTCAAACAGGTCTTACACACATCGTCTTGCATTGCAATATGTCAACCATCTTCCTGGAAAGGGCCTTCACTACATCCTGGGCGCAAACCGACGGTGGGCTCAGGAAGCCAATATACCCGGTACTTTTTATGATGCATGGGGAGTTTACGCGGGCATTTCCAAAAAATTTAAATCGAACTCAGGTTTGAGTTTATTTTATGTGCAGGCACCTGTCGTGCGGGGTAAAAACAGTCCGGGAGTAAAAGAGGTATATGACTTATCCGGAGATCCTTTGTACAATTCATATTGGGGATACCAAAATGGGGAGAAAAGAAATGCCAGAATGGCTTCAACAAATATTCCGGCCATTTTTCTTAATTTTCATTCAAACCCAAACAATCGAGTAAGCTTTACTTCGGGTATCATGTTGGTCAAAGGAAAAAGATCTGATTCAAATCTCGATTGGAACGATGCTTATGATCCGCGACCGGATTATTATCAAAAATTACCTTCGTTTATTGAATATGCGCCAACTAAAGACACCATATCCTCTTTGTGGCAAACCGATGAATCAGTCAGACAAATCAATTGGACAAGAATGCATCAGGTAAACAGATCTAACATAAACACTGTGTACAACATAAATGGAGGTTCTGATTCTATTACCGGAAGGCAATCACAATATATTCAATTCGATCGTCATTCAGATCCAACCGATTTGGAACATTTTCTTCAGTTAAAATATTCATTGGGAAAAATAAAGCTGACCTCTGCATACAGAATTGAATACACTATTAAAGAAAACTATCTCGAATTGCTTGATCTTCTCGGTGGAGATTTTTACGTGGACAAAGAAACATTTATCGATGATGTCAGCAAGTCAGATCCGGATGTAAATTTGAAAAATAAAATTATTAAAGTTGGGGATAAGTTATCTTATGATTACAGCTCGGTTTTGCAACGCTATTCTAGTTTTACTCAGGCTGTTTACAAGAGAAAGAAATTTGATTTTAGTGCAGGGTTTTTAGTTGCACACAAACGTGACTTTCGGGAGGGCAGATTTCAAAATGCAATTTTCGAAAACGCTAAAGGCAAGTCTGAGACTCTTACCGGATTTCAATGGGCTGTAAAGACAAATTCTACTTACAAAATTAATGGACGCAATTATGTTTCCATGTCCTTGGCATATGAATCGCTGCCTCCATTGTTTGATCAGGTTTTTATAAACCCGGGATGGAGAGCTGATGTCATTCCTGATATTCAAAATACCACCAACAGGTCAGGGGAGATTCGTTACTATTTTAAAAGTCCTGGCTTTAAATTTCAATTAGGTGGATTTGCTATTCAATCAAAAAATCAAACGAGAAATAAAGATTTTTTTCTGGACGGAGATTTGGAAACCGGGAATAACCCTGAACTTAGAGACGGAGGTCTAATTAATGGTTTTTATACGGGACTTAATCAGGATCATCTTGGAGTGGATGTAGGTGTAGAATATGCTCTGCCATTTGGCTTTGTTTTAGGAGGGATGTTTCAAAATAACCTGGCTGTGTATACAAGCAGACCCGATTTTTTGATTTACGATCAATTCAGTAAAGCGGCGTCAAAATATACGATTTATTTGAAAAATTTCTTTGTTCCCGGGACACCTCAGACGGTAGGTACCCTAAATTTAAAATATAATTTTAAGCGATTTGGATTTGCCACTTTAAATTTCTCCTATGTGGATCGATCATACCTCGAAGTAAATCCGCTTAGACGAACTTCGGAGGCAACTCAGGGAATCGACAGAAATACTGATTTGTTCCGCTCTTATATAGATCAGGAAAAACTACCGGCTTACTTTGTAATGGATGCATTTATTTTTAAAAGTTATAAGATATATGGCCATTATACAAGCATCAGCCTTGGAGTAAACAATTTACTAAATAATAAAAATTTGGTCTCCGGAGGATTTGAACAATTCAGATTTGACTTTGAATCAAACAACCCTCAAAAATTTCCTAATAAATATTTCAACCTTCAGGGAATAAACTATTTCTTTAATCTCATCGTGTCATTTGAATAA
- a CDS encoding methyltransferase, translating to MEVFKFKYFDLINGENIMKPSTDSVILGAWASNMNYTRILDLGCGSGILSLMLAQQNQNCEVFGIDINLDAVELSNVNFINTGFVNSFKFIHTDFTGSSLPELFFDLIISNPPYFIEDLPSQLQSKNLQRHFTASKISLLASNVANRLSKDGLFLIVMPIGLESLWTTELIMKGLYPVEYLKIKHSEKSDTSLVCVAYSRFSSFVNFAELVILNEKGDYSEAYKELTQNFIL from the coding sequence ATGGAGGTCTTTAAGTTTAAATATTTTGACCTGATCAATGGTGAGAATATTATGAAGCCTTCCACGGATAGTGTCATCTTAGGTGCCTGGGCTAGCAATATGAACTATACAAGAATTCTCGATTTGGGATGTGGTTCAGGTATATTGAGTTTGATGTTGGCCCAACAGAATCAAAATTGTGAGGTGTTTGGAATTGATATAAATTTGGACGCAGTCGAATTGTCTAATGTGAATTTTATTAATACTGGATTTGTCAATTCCTTTAAGTTTATTCATACGGATTTTACCGGCTCATCCCTCCCTGAACTTTTTTTTGATTTAATTATTTCCAATCCTCCATATTTTATTGAAGATCTTCCATCCCAGCTACAATCAAAAAATCTTCAGCGGCATTTCACTGCCTCAAAAATTTCTCTATTGGCTTCAAACGTTGCAAATAGATTGAGTAAGGATGGCTTGTTTTTAATAGTAATGCCAATAGGTTTAGAATCTCTTTGGACGACAGAATTAATTATGAAAGGATTATATCCGGTTGAGTATTTAAAAATCAAACATTCGGAAAAGTCAGATACCTCTTTGGTTTGTGTGGCTTATTCGCGTTTTTCCAGTTTTGTCAATTTTGCAGAATTGGTAATTCTAAATGAAAAAGGGGATTATTCAGAGGCATATAAAGAGTTAACCCAAAACTTTATTTTATAG